One genomic region from bacterium encodes:
- a CDS encoding C25 family cysteine peptidase, with protein sequence MRLTIPAVPESICLRRFSVFFLFLFCLAVMANPLTFEQAANGDLRIHYTTSGITRTTIPDGDRTWTAISLEDAITLGEPGEPALPVQAKLVRISDRGNVELRIGKVRYHDIGEINVLPVQSADNRETGNRLEYNEVVYSRTDWQPNIVATISTPVIVRDARVVALQIRPVQANPATKTLRVYDEIELEILTTGAVGENERTGSHKPVPSFAAIYRDMIGAEDLADECDDAPPGQILLVLRSNASFQSVIQRWVDWKIKSGHPVQLLFTTATTFPQLYNDIHAAYLSANPPLECIQLVGDAENSGMNLPTNVNNGFDHMLLCHTGNDMIPDIPVSRFSIDNLTHLQTMVNRTINYECTPLMTDTLWFNRGIATADITQNYLTQNRDVARFALDMMDARGITDTIYQEYSGGTVEPVLNPGAAFWAYCGFSATMFPMQLITGIQNTNKPFVSIITSMGAGNFAGAGVGGLTEQLTRLGTPAQPRGSIASVATATSGTHAQWLLVINAGFTYGFGVLQQRTPGELLLTTKLQIWRNAVDESYNTAINYMSWTNMMGDGTVPIWTGVPRTITANIPDTIPLGQNSLFLTVMRSNVPEPGARVTLSRRDTALAVVSSAITDANGRVMLPTGSSIPGDLYVTVTGNRPGQNLYPIIDTIRVVSQRADVALASVSINDTPQAGNGVIGNSDGFANPGERVQLLIRLWNSGSENLQNINGVLRAIDHRITVIDSTANFSTLPPFPVILPGDTVINTSRLLVELHPGFVDGETIPVLLQVTTNDTTANRLFAIPITIGAHRLAVMQSVAIDSLHHPVTIVPGGRYELRVALRNDAGFNGGTALAQLESLSPFVTIVSDSSNYPAFPSSVVVANDTTLPFRIVTEANTIPGSVAVLRMILSNPSIQDTLHIPITIGTRRTSDPSGPDPFGYLAIENTDTAYPEHPEYRWIEIMPQRGGSGIQLPINDWQEGRDTSIVIALPFPVKYYDIWFDSATVCSNGWISLGTSARYYRNRTNIHLPPCGGPRNLIAPFWDDLYFTTSQNHGVYFWHDTTNRQLVITWLGKTLFGEETDINEFQLVLNDTRMWYNTNSPILFQYRRFNNVSSDIMEEICYATIGIADGSLTRGLEATAYNRWTPGFLPIANTDTTSFANRAIKFLSTQDVMNDVSEPTSQNSWLPQTLQLFDVYPNPFNSEIQFRVMLPTNGELQWIIYDAVGRIVYQSSQQTFAPGAYRMSWHGRSSNGLPVSSGIYFLKMQHGSQFTVQKIILLR encoded by the coding sequence ATGAGGTTGACAATACCAGCAGTACCGGAATCAATCTGCCTTCGGCGATTCTCCGTTTTCTTTTTGTTTCTCTTCTGTCTCGCTGTTATGGCAAATCCGCTCACATTCGAGCAAGCTGCCAATGGCGATCTCCGAATCCACTATACAACATCCGGGATAACGCGTACTACGATCCCCGATGGCGACCGGACTTGGACAGCGATATCGCTGGAAGACGCCATAACGCTTGGCGAGCCGGGCGAACCGGCATTACCGGTACAAGCGAAACTCGTCCGCATTTCCGACCGGGGAAATGTTGAACTTCGGATTGGTAAGGTTCGTTATCACGATATCGGCGAGATCAACGTATTGCCAGTGCAATCGGCGGACAACCGTGAAACAGGAAACCGCCTTGAGTATAACGAAGTAGTGTACTCACGAACCGATTGGCAGCCCAACATAGTCGCGACAATATCGACGCCGGTCATCGTCCGCGATGCGCGGGTAGTCGCATTGCAAATTCGCCCGGTACAAGCGAATCCAGCAACGAAAACGCTTCGCGTGTATGATGAAATCGAATTGGAAATTCTCACTACCGGAGCAGTGGGCGAGAATGAGCGTACCGGAAGCCATAAACCGGTGCCATCGTTTGCAGCAATCTATCGCGATATGATCGGCGCGGAAGATTTGGCGGATGAGTGCGACGACGCGCCTCCCGGACAAATTCTCCTCGTGCTGCGTAGCAACGCCTCATTTCAATCCGTTATACAGCGGTGGGTCGATTGGAAAATCAAGTCCGGACATCCGGTGCAACTGTTGTTTACCACTGCCACGACATTTCCTCAGTTATACAACGATATTCATGCCGCGTACCTATCGGCAAATCCGCCGTTGGAATGTATCCAGTTGGTCGGCGATGCGGAAAACAGCGGCATGAATCTACCCACAAACGTGAACAATGGTTTCGACCACATGTTGTTGTGCCATACCGGCAACGATATGATCCCCGATATCCCGGTGAGCCGGTTTTCAATCGACAATCTGACACATTTGCAAACGATGGTGAACCGAACCATCAACTATGAATGTACACCGCTCATGACCGATACGCTTTGGTTCAATCGAGGCATTGCAACCGCAGACATCACCCAGAATTATTTAACACAGAATCGAGATGTGGCACGTTTCGCTTTGGATATGATGGATGCCCGCGGGATTACCGATACGATATATCAAGAATACAGTGGAGGTACGGTAGAACCGGTTCTTAACCCAGGCGCAGCTTTTTGGGCGTATTGTGGATTTTCGGCAACGATGTTTCCAATGCAGTTAATAACAGGCATACAAAATACCAACAAACCATTTGTTTCGATCATTACCAGTATGGGTGCGGGAAATTTTGCAGGGGCAGGAGTCGGCGGATTAACGGAGCAGTTAACACGATTAGGGACGCCGGCGCAACCTCGCGGCTCAATCGCATCGGTGGCGACCGCAACGTCGGGTACTCATGCACAATGGTTACTTGTAATCAATGCCGGTTTCACCTATGGGTTTGGCGTTTTACAGCAACGCACCCCCGGCGAATTGTTATTGACAACGAAACTGCAAATCTGGCGGAATGCCGTCGATGAGTCGTACAACACCGCGATCAATTATATGAGTTGGACGAATATGATGGGGGATGGCACCGTTCCCATCTGGACGGGAGTTCCGCGAACGATTACGGCAAACATTCCCGACACTATTCCCCTCGGTCAAAATTCGCTGTTCCTCACGGTGATGCGAAGTAACGTTCCCGAACCGGGGGCGCGGGTAACGTTGTCACGACGCGATACCGCGCTGGCTGTCGTGTCGTCGGCAATCACCGACGCCAACGGAAGGGTTATGCTGCCGACCGGTTCTTCGATCCCCGGTGATTTATATGTAACCGTAACCGGCAATCGTCCCGGACAGAATCTCTATCCGATCATCGATACGATTCGGGTTGTATCGCAACGCGCCGATGTCGCTTTGGCATCGGTTTCGATAAACGATACCCCTCAAGCCGGCAACGGAGTAATCGGAAATAGCGACGGGTTCGCCAATCCCGGTGAGCGAGTACAGCTACTCATCCGGCTGTGGAACAGCGGCTCCGAAAATCTACAAAATATCAATGGCGTTTTACGCGCAATCGATCATCGTATTACGGTAATAGATTCAACAGCGAATTTCTCGACACTGCCGCCGTTTCCGGTGATTCTTCCCGGCGATACTGTGATCAATACTTCTCGATTACTTGTTGAGCTACACCCCGGATTCGTCGATGGTGAAACGATCCCGGTTCTGTTACAGGTTACTACGAACGACACGACTGCGAATCGGCTGTTCGCAATTCCGATAACTATTGGCGCGCACCGTCTCGCCGTGATGCAATCGGTAGCAATCGATTCGCTGCATCATCCTGTTACAATCGTTCCAGGTGGACGATATGAGTTACGGGTTGCCCTGCGCAACGACGCCGGATTTAATGGGGGTACCGCGTTGGCGCAATTGGAGTCGTTGTCGCCCTTTGTAACCATCGTAAGCGATTCATCCAATTATCCCGCTTTTCCTTCTTCAGTTGTTGTGGCAAACGACACAACGTTACCATTTCGCATAGTCACGGAGGCGAATACTATTCCCGGCAGTGTCGCTGTATTGCGAATGATTCTATCGAATCCCTCGATACAGGACACACTGCATATTCCGATAACGATTGGAACCCGCCGTACCAGTGACCCCTCCGGTCCCGATCCGTTCGGCTATCTGGCGATTGAGAATACTGACACCGCTTATCCGGAACACCCTGAATATCGCTGGATCGAGATTATGCCGCAGCGCGGCGGTTCTGGTATACAGTTACCGATTAACGATTGGCAGGAGGGACGCGATACTTCCATCGTTATCGCGCTGCCGTTCCCGGTGAAGTATTACGACATTTGGTTCGATAGTGCGACGGTTTGCAGTAACGGTTGGATTTCGCTCGGTACTTCGGCGCGCTATTACCGGAATCGCACCAATATCCATCTTCCGCCGTGCGGCGGCCCGCGGAATTTAATCGCTCCATTCTGGGACGATTTATATTTTACGACTTCACAGAATCACGGCGTGTATTTTTGGCATGACACGACCAATCGCCAATTGGTGATAACATGGTTAGGAAAAACGCTGTTTGGGGAAGAAACAGATATAAACGAATTTCAACTTGTGCTAAACGATACCCGCATGTGGTACAATACCAATTCGCCTATCCTGTTTCAGTATCGGCGGTTTAACAACGTTAGCAGCGATATCATGGAAGAAATCTGTTATGCAACGATTGGGATTGCCGATGGTTCGCTCACCCGCGGTTTAGAAGCGACGGCATACAATCGATGGACTCCCGGATTTCTCCCGATTGCGAATACCGATACGACTTCGTTTGCGAATCGCGCGATCAAGTTCTTATCGACACAGGATGTTATGAATGACGTTTCCGAACCGACGTCTCAGAATTCATGGTTACCCCAAACGCTTCAACTCTTCGATGTGTACCCCAATCCTTTCAATTCGGAAATTCAATTCCGAGTAATGCTGCCGACCAACGGCGAACTGCAATGGATTATCTACGATGCAGTGGGGCGGATTGTGTACCAGTCTTCTCAGCAGACTTTCGCGCCCGGCGCATACCGGATGAGTTGGCATGGGCGAAGTTCAAATGGTTTGCCGGTTTCCAGCGGTATCTACTTTCTGAAGATGCAACACGGCAGCCAGTTTACCGTTCAGAAAATCATCCTATTACGCTAA
- a CDS encoding fibronectin type III domain-containing protein: MRNCFIIGMLLLAMAMSAFALSGTYYIGGTNPGANWYSSFSSAISALNSSGSTGSGVIFNVRPGTYSTAVTSETFPLSITTTTGSASTPILFQRDPANSGTVTISCGTTSGTNFPIVLLFGADYVTFDGIDITATSSTPLAGYCLDDVSTSNGAQHNTIRNCTVTMNRLGLEAVGLLSYTNSTGLFANGGTNSYNTVQNVTVHNAQIGIDFDGDVQGGSVHDTSNFVINCSIGVGVANDIQGTTEGSFGICAEAQYDFVVRGNEIANVTSTSTAGAGYVGDDDAIGIFTFDITGTCLIEQNKIYNIRHAGGTTVRRSAIGIYVDGETLVRNNMIWGLSHTYAGTAVQSITGGRSTGTDFDPGYGVFGIVMRDAATGGWVKTTHNSIALNTNTRLSSTCIYVGRGADTLRNNICVNATAAQTTAKHFGMFLAGGATPSIDYDVLYTPNTNGFIADTSSANGNTLTDMSWASWQQRAHDTHGYNADPMFTTATNLHILANSGSPVSNSGITGWTTVDYDGETRSSTPDIGADEGSFGTTLAAPATLTFGTVSVTSIVVNWSTVASATGYKLESSTNGTNFTQLASPVSGTTYTDTSIPTGNSRRYYRVYSLNSENVPSLSSSPVKDTVSLANTPSAPVVSDVATYSAVIAPQNAASPLNQEATEYAIRVDSQYLQANGTLSSSPVWTTLSSWGATIAVNLTANTTYSVTCMARNANGLTTSWSSATSFTTLSLPPSTISFGTITPTTIQINWTEVPGCTYMLEYSNDDVEYFLLRDGLTTTTFTDSGFTMGNTERDYRIYTRNSEGVLSSAGPWRHTTTSANTPLSPTVSNPTASSFEVTPRNATTPVNTDGTQYAIKVGSLYAHPDGSLDDSPNWETLAVWGTLTVTNLSPSTTYSVSTVARTEFNVQSSYSTISQIVTLALALPPAPQNPAIHNRTASSLHVSWSAPDSPGTLSSYELQFSTTSDSSGFAILETDLPLSPTGYSHVSLNSYTRYWYRIYSKNSQGSLSEQYASATEITRANWHTTNTVVGGSGDTTQWIPQFPPDSLTQNFPAIGIDFQAVSGTSSNPSEVVFRWNHRSPAISDWGLNQTELNLYLPATECVDRFWDINATDGFAFNAILTLRFAASDIPVTITDPVTQITRAGYKHGSANWSFKPCVVTGPDINGLYTATVSGVNQFSIWTLGTETALMPVTLQSFTASNDNLGVVLNWRTETEVNVDRYRIDRWRVGHPVEKSYFVPSLSDNGSSATALNYVWHEPDQLVEGNDYTYQLVEIDLDGNVAVLATSTVTILPTGINLIGAYPNPFNSTIRISVSLSVFEQARVAIYNIQGEKVSEIFDGKIGRIKQMISFNAKELSSGVYFIRVESNHYRGSRKILLVK, encoded by the coding sequence ATGAGAAATTGTTTTATCATCGGTATGCTGTTGCTTGCGATGGCGATGTCTGCATTTGCATTGTCTGGAACATACTATATCGGAGGAACGAACCCAGGGGCAAATTGGTACAGTAGTTTTTCCTCTGCCATTAGTGCCTTGAATAGTTCCGGTTCCACAGGTAGTGGTGTAATATTCAATGTCCGACCGGGTACTTACTCAACGGCAGTGACTTCTGAAACGTTTCCACTTTCGATTACAACAACAACTGGAAGCGCATCGACACCCATTCTGTTTCAACGAGATCCGGCAAATTCCGGAACTGTTACGATTAGCTGTGGAACGACTTCGGGAACGAATTTTCCGATTGTCTTACTATTCGGTGCCGATTATGTCACATTCGATGGAATCGATATAACTGCAACCAGTTCTACCCCATTAGCCGGTTACTGTTTGGATGATGTATCGACGAGCAACGGTGCACAACACAATACCATTCGCAATTGTACAGTAACAATGAATCGGTTGGGATTGGAAGCTGTCGGTTTACTCTCCTACACCAACTCGACCGGGTTGTTTGCCAACGGTGGAACGAACAGTTACAACACTGTTCAAAACGTTACGGTGCACAATGCCCAAATCGGTATTGACTTTGATGGCGATGTCCAAGGTGGTTCCGTTCACGATACCTCAAATTTTGTTATAAACTGTTCAATAGGAGTAGGTGTTGCGAACGATATTCAAGGAACTACGGAGGGTTCCTTCGGTATCTGTGCGGAAGCTCAATATGATTTTGTCGTACGCGGTAATGAAATTGCAAATGTTACCAGTACATCCACTGCGGGAGCTGGTTATGTCGGTGATGACGATGCCATTGGAATCTTCACTTTCGACATCACCGGAACCTGTCTTATTGAGCAAAACAAAATCTATAACATCCGACATGCTGGTGGCACAACCGTTCGTCGCTCGGCCATCGGAATTTATGTAGATGGTGAGACGCTGGTAAGAAACAACATGATTTGGGGACTCAGCCATACTTATGCTGGGACGGCAGTCCAATCGATCACTGGTGGTCGATCAACTGGTACTGACTTTGATCCCGGCTATGGAGTTTTTGGCATAGTCATGCGAGACGCGGCGACTGGTGGATGGGTAAAAACAACTCACAATAGTATCGCGCTCAATACCAATACTCGATTATCGAGTACTTGTATTTATGTTGGTCGAGGAGCAGATACTCTTCGCAACAACATCTGTGTAAATGCGACCGCAGCGCAGACTACTGCGAAACACTTCGGAATGTTTTTGGCGGGTGGTGCGACCCCGAGTATCGATTACGATGTACTCTACACTCCGAATACGAACGGGTTTATTGCTGACACCTCCAGCGCGAATGGGAATACATTAACCGACATGTCATGGGCGTCATGGCAACAACGCGCTCATGATACGCATGGCTATAATGCCGATCCGATGTTTACGACCGCTACTAATCTCCATATCTTAGCCAACTCAGGTTCCCCTGTATCGAACTCTGGTATCACAGGCTGGACTACAGTAGATTACGACGGAGAAACCCGATCCAGCACTCCGGATATTGGAGCTGATGAAGGTTCTTTCGGGACAACATTGGCAGCGCCTGCTACTCTGACGTTTGGAACGGTTTCTGTAACGTCTATCGTAGTTAACTGGAGTACTGTTGCCAGCGCAACTGGTTACAAACTGGAATCGTCGACGAATGGAACGAATTTTACTCAGTTAGCGTCGCCAGTTTCGGGAACCACATACACCGATACATCGATACCTACCGGAAACAGCCGGCGATACTATCGGGTTTACTCTTTGAATAGTGAGAATGTACCATCGCTTTCCTCCAGCCCAGTGAAAGATACGGTTAGTTTGGCGAATACCCCTTCTGCTCCCGTTGTATCAGATGTTGCTACTTATTCTGCTGTTATCGCCCCACAAAATGCGGCAAGTCCTTTGAATCAAGAGGCAACCGAGTATGCCATTCGAGTGGATTCGCAATATCTCCAAGCTAACGGAACTTTAAGTTCATCGCCCGTCTGGACTACATTAAGTAGCTGGGGGGCGACCATTGCTGTGAATCTGACCGCGAACACCACGTATAGTGTGACTTGCATGGCTCGAAATGCGAATGGTTTGACAACGTCTTGGTCGAGCGCGACATCATTTACAACCCTATCACTTCCTCCTTCTACGATTTCATTTGGTACAATTACTCCTACGACAATTCAGATTAATTGGACCGAAGTTCCCGGGTGTACTTACATGCTGGAATATTCCAACGATGATGTAGAGTACTTTTTATTGCGCGACGGGCTGACAACAACAACCTTTACTGACTCTGGTTTTACGATGGGAAATACCGAGCGCGATTATCGCATTTACACCCGCAACTCGGAAGGGGTGTTGTCATCAGCGGGTCCATGGCGCCATACAACCACTTCGGCAAATACACCCTTGTCGCCAACTGTAAGTAATCCCACCGCGAGTTCTTTCGAGGTGACTCCACGAAATGCCACAACTCCGGTGAATACCGATGGAACTCAGTATGCGATAAAAGTTGGTTCTCTCTACGCACATCCCGATGGTTCACTTGATGATAGTCCGAATTGGGAAACATTAGCGGTTTGGGGAACTTTAACGGTGACCAATTTGAGTCCAAGTACAACCTATTCCGTTTCTACCGTTGCACGAACCGAATTCAACGTTCAATCATCATACTCAACAATATCTCAAATCGTTACATTGGCTTTGGCATTACCACCAGCGCCACAAAATCCTGCAATCCACAATCGGACGGCTTCTTCGCTCCATGTGAGTTGGTCGGCACCGGATTCACCGGGGACACTATCCTCTTATGAGCTCCAGTTTTCGACAACGAGTGATTCAAGTGGATTTGCGATTTTGGAAACTGACCTTCCATTATCTCCAACCGGCTACAGTCATGTTTCGCTCAATTCGTACACGAGATATTGGTACCGCATCTATTCCAAGAATTCGCAAGGCTCACTTAGCGAACAATACGCTTCAGCAACCGAAATCACTCGTGCAAACTGGCACACAACAAATACTGTTGTCGGAGGCAGTGGCGACACCACTCAATGGATTCCTCAATTTCCTCCCGATAGTTTAACCCAAAACTTTCCCGCAATTGGAATCGATTTTCAAGCTGTGTCAGGAACTTCTTCCAATCCGAGTGAAGTGGTGTTTCGTTGGAATCACCGCAGTCCAGCGATATCCGATTGGGGTTTGAATCAAACAGAGTTAAATCTGTATTTGCCAGCGACTGAATGTGTCGACCGATTTTGGGACATCAATGCAACCGACGGATTTGCTTTCAATGCCATACTAACCTTACGGTTTGCTGCATCCGATATCCCGGTTACGATCACCGATCCAGTTACTCAAATCACTCGAGCAGGCTATAAGCACGGGAGTGCAAACTGGTCGTTTAAACCATGTGTTGTTACCGGTCCCGATATCAACGGTTTGTATACCGCAACTGTTTCCGGTGTCAATCAGTTTTCAATCTGGACATTAGGTACTGAAACAGCACTCATGCCGGTGACCTTACAGTCATTTACTGCATCCAATGATAATCTTGGTGTTGTCTTGAACTGGCGAACAGAAACCGAGGTAAATGTTGATCGTTACCGCATCGATCGATGGAGAGTCGGTCACCCGGTTGAAAAAAGTTACTTCGTACCATCGTTGTCAGATAACGGAAGCTCAGCTACTGCATTGAATTATGTCTGGCATGAACCGGATCAACTAGTTGAAGGAAATGACTACACTTACCAACTTGTTGAAATAGATTTGGATGGTAATGTTGCTGTTTTGGCGACATCAACAGTGACCATATTACCTACCGGTATCAATCTGATTGGTGCCTATCCGAATCCGTTCAATTCGACAATCCGAATTTCGGTCTCGTTAAGTGTATTTGAACAGGCTCGCGTCGCGATTTACAACATCCAAGGTGAGAAGGTATCGGAGATCTTTGACGGAAAGATTGGTCGAATCAAACAGATGATATCATTTAACGCCAAAGAGCTGAGCAGTGGAGTTTACTTCATCCGAGTCGAGTCAAATCACTACCGCGGAAGCAGAAAGATTTTATTGGTGAAGTGA
- a CDS encoding rhodanese-like domain-containing protein — protein MRKLLALLLAMFIVVSFVGCSSDDDSDPTGPASVNPSANFTSVLNAMNSFIDTTSIVVSATTLEANLTNANWAILSVRSATHYSTNGHIPGAYNIPWQQVADTNQIALLNTITANKSKRLVVYCYTGHTGGLATGVLAALGYNTINLKYGMVGWTTDATARATTGFYTPGVTAIAGTVETTYNALSDYNAYPEPGVYAGYAGQSFIRQVAKNYLSTAAATVEARVVDSLRQTATPPFILDIRDSATYAAGHIPGARNIPFRDLNDAAKLRHLPPDRDIVLYCFTGHSGAEATAMLNLLGYKVKNLKFGYASWIDNPNYYNPAPVLRNVNTGINP, from the coding sequence ATGCGTAAATTGCTCGCACTCCTGCTTGCGATGTTCATTGTTGTTTCATTTGTTGGCTGTTCCAGCGACGATGATAGCGATCCGACTGGACCGGCTTCGGTCAATCCGTCGGCTAATTTCACGAGCGTTCTTAACGCTATGAATAGCTTTATCGATACCACCAGTATTGTCGTTTCGGCAACTACGTTGGAAGCGAATCTTACCAATGCCAATTGGGCGATTCTCAGCGTCCGCAGCGCTACCCACTATTCCACGAATGGCCACATTCCCGGCGCGTACAATATTCCGTGGCAACAAGTTGCCGATACGAACCAAATCGCATTGCTGAATACGATTACGGCAAACAAGAGCAAGCGATTAGTGGTTTATTGCTACACCGGACATACCGGCGGCTTGGCGACCGGCGTGTTGGCAGCATTAGGTTACAACACCATCAACCTGAAGTATGGTATGGTTGGCTGGACAACTGACGCGACCGCTCGCGCGACCACCGGTTTCTATACCCCGGGCGTCACTGCAATCGCTGGCACGGTGGAAACCACCTATAACGCCTTGTCCGATTATAATGCCTATCCGGAACCGGGCGTATACGCTGGTTATGCCGGACAATCGTTCATTCGCCAAGTTGCCAAGAATTATCTGAGCACCGCCGCGGCGACAGTAGAAGCCCGTGTTGTTGACTCGCTTCGTCAGACTGCAACGCCGCCGTTCATTCTGGACATTCGCGACTCCGCGACTTATGCAGCCGGTCATATCCCCGGTGCTCGGAACATCCCGTTCCGCGATCTGAATGATGCCGCAAAATTGCGCCATCTGCCCCCGGATCGTGATATCGTCCTCTACTGCTTCACCGGACACTCTGGCGCCGAAGCTACCGCCATGTTGAATCTCCTTGGCTACAAAGTGAAGAATTTAAAATTCGGTTATGCTTCGTGGATCGATAATCCGAATTATTACAATCCGGCTCCCGTACTTCGCAACGTAAACACCGGTATTAATCCGTAA
- a CDS encoding multiheme c-type cytochrome: MLVASTFVSQDPHGTRCVACHGGRDGIMSKDSAHVGMVRDPSRTNPNGSGQIVCASCHSAITSGHQNSIHANQSGYEAQYLKRSGNTQQARYREMFSSRCNECHTTCGQCHVSSPLTVKGGLIAGHFFRKTPSQDLQCAACHGSRVGAEFRGENEGAAGDVHFLQGKDCMFCHTGTEMHNATGTTASPHRYNATNRASCTSCHAISFSGTAANVSHRAEHSRVQCQVCHSVTYKNCYSCHVELGSQGILFPSEMGFRIGRNPRADRPENDYVVVRHIPIAPDSFDPWGLAMPEYDADATWMMATPHNIQKFTPQNSRFVTDSLGTRQEPYCNNCHGQPGRFLTSAFLDSLINRGVMVAAERSANATVVTNPPTAR; the protein is encoded by the coding sequence ACGTTGGCATGGTCCGCGACCCCTCACGTACCAATCCGAATGGTAGTGGACAAATTGTATGCGCCAGTTGTCATAGCGCGATAACATCCGGACATCAAAACTCGATTCATGCCAATCAGAGCGGCTACGAAGCGCAATACCTGAAGCGGAGCGGCAATACCCAGCAAGCACGCTATCGGGAAATGTTCTCATCCCGCTGTAATGAGTGCCATACCACTTGTGGACAATGCCATGTTAGCAGTCCATTGACAGTAAAGGGCGGCTTGATTGCCGGTCACTTCTTCCGGAAAACGCCGTCACAGGATTTACAGTGTGCCGCCTGTCACGGTTCACGAGTTGGCGCGGAATTCCGTGGCGAAAACGAAGGCGCTGCCGGGGATGTTCACTTCCTGCAAGGGAAAGATTGCATGTTCTGCCATACCGGTACGGAAATGCACAATGCAACCGGAACAACCGCTTCCCCCCATCGTTACAATGCAACGAATCGAGCAAGTTGCACAAGCTGTCATGCGATTTCGTTCAGTGGTACCGCCGCTAACGTCTCACATCGAGCGGAACACTCGCGGGTGCAATGCCAAGTCTGTCATAGTGTGACCTATAAGAATTGCTACTCCTGCCATGTCGAGTTGGGATCGCAAGGCATTCTCTTCCCCTCGGAAATGGGATTCCGGATAGGCCGTAATCCGCGCGCCGACCGTCCTGAAAACGATTATGTCGTTGTTCGCCATATCCCGATTGCACCGGACAGTTTTGATCCGTGGGGCTTAGCGATGCCGGAGTATGACGCCGATGCGACCTGGATGATGGCAACTCCGCACAACATTCAGAAGTTCACACCGCAAAACTCGCGGTTCGTCACCGATAGTCTCGGAACCCGGCAAGAACCGTATTGCAACAATTGTCACGGACAACCGGGACGTTTCTTAACCAGCGCTTTTCTTGATTCGTTAATCAATCGCGGCGTAATGGTGGCTGCTGAACGCAGTGCCAACGCCACAGTAGTAACTAACCCGCCGACTGCCCGCTAA